One Onychostoma macrolepis isolate SWU-2019 chromosome 15, ASM1243209v1, whole genome shotgun sequence DNA segment encodes these proteins:
- the sarm1 gene encoding NAD(+) hydrolase SARM1 — translation MFLSLVVYLSKFCRYFSMFATDRLTVPEYVSNRLHNRRTSSGPRAVSPGVSTDVQAQLDGSLPALRSAIKTLKSSKDTGDVEETRRAIAETFQLVEEAWVLPTVGRQVAEEICNRIRLDGGLELLLLLLHTPAVEITYESAKLLEQILVSENRDYVARMGLGVILNLTREQEDAQLARSVSGILEHMFKHTEETSAQLITNGALDTLLYWCRGTDPTVLRHCSVALANCAMYGGHRCQRLMIEKQAAEWLFPLAFSKEDELIRFHACLAVAVLAANREIEKEVVKSGTLELVEPFIASLDPEEFARNLLDSADSMQGRTAADLQHLLPLLDGTRLEGKCIAAFYLCVETSIKSRQRNTKIFQEIGAVQSLKRIVMYSSNATVCSLAKRALTMMSEDVPRRILSSVPNWKSGEVHTWLQQIGFSALSERFQELQVDGDLLLNVTEQDLIQDLGMTSGLTRKRFLRDLRVLKTYANYSTCDPNNLADWLADIDPRFRQYTYGLVQSGVDRNHIIHITDQQLLSDCHVENGIHRAKILSSARRPAKPCLTDSQPTGPDVFISYRRTTGSQLASLLKVHLQLRGFSVFIDVEKLEAGRFEEKLITSVQRARNFILVLSANSLDKCMGDVAMKDWVHKEIVTALNGKKNIVPVTDNFVWPDPASLPEDMCSILKFNGIKWSHEYQEATIEKILRFINGCPSQEQPDGAKTDKKEPQKK, via the exons ATGTTTTTGTCTCTTGTCGTTTATCTCAGCAAGTTTTGCCGTTATTTCTCCATGTTTGCCACCGACAGACTCACGGTCCCTGAATATGTCAGTAATCGGCTACACAACCGGAGGACGAGCTCTGGCCCCAGGGCTGTGTCTCCGGGGGTCAGCACCGACGTCCAGGCCCAGTTGGACGGCTCTCTCCCCGCGCTGCGCTCCGCCATCAAAACACTAAAATCTTCAAAAGACACTGGAGATGTGGAGGAGACCCGCCGGGCCATTGCTGAGACTTTCCAGCTCGTCGAGGAGGCCTGGGTCTTGCCCACAGTGGGCCGACAGGTAGCAGAGGAGATCTGCAACAGGATCCGGCTGGATGGGGGTCTGGAGCTGCTCTTGCTGTTGCTGCATACACCGGCTGTAGAAATCACATACGAGTCTGCCAAGCTCCTTGAGCAGATTTTGGTCTCAGAAAACAG GGACTATGTGGCACGTATGGGGCTTGGGGTGATCCTGAACCTGACCCGTGAGCAGGAGGATGCCCAGCTGGCACGGAGCGTGTCAGGCATCCTTGAGCACATGTTTAAACACACAGAGGAGACATCTGCGCAGCTCATCACTAATGGAGCACTGGACACACTCCTGTACTGGTGCCGTGGAACAGACCCAACTGTACTGCGGCACTGCAGCGTGGCCTTGGCAAACTGCGCCATGTACGGTGGGCACCGCTGCCAGCGGCTGATGATCGAAAAACAGGCGGCCGAATGGCTGTTCCCACTGGCGTTCTCCAAAGAGGACGAGCTGATTCGGTTCCATGCCTGTCTGGCCGTGGCTGTGCTGGCGGCTAATAGGGAAATAGAGAAAGAAGTGGTGAAGTCTGGTACTCTGGAGCTGGTGGAGCCCTTCATCGCCTCGTTGGACCCTGAAGAGTTTGCACGCAACTTGTTGGACAGTGCAGACAGCATGCAGGGCCGTACAGCTGCAGACCTACAGCACTTACTGCCCCTGCTGGACGGCACACGTCTGGAGGGGAAATGCATCGCTGCGTTCTATCTGTGCGTGGAGACTAGTATCAAGTCCCGTCAACGTAATACCAAG ATATTTCAGGAGATTGGAGCTGTTCAGAGTCTAAAGAGGATCGTCATGTACTCCAGTAACGCCACAGTCTGCTCTCTGGCTAAGCGGGCCTTAACAATGATGAGCGAGGACGTCCCGAGGCGTATCCTTTCATCTGTACCCAACTGGAAGAGTGGCGAGGTACATACCTGGCTGCAGCAGATTGGCTTCAGTGCACTCAGTGAACGGTTTCAG GAACTGCAGGTGGATGGAGATCTACTGCTCAATGTCACAGAACAGGATCTGATCCAGGATCTGGGCATGACTTCTGGGCTCACTCGCAAGAG GTTTCTTCGAGATCTGCGTGTTCTGAAAACCTATGCCAACTACTCCACATGTGACCCCAATAACCTGGCAGACTGGCTGGCCGACATAGACCCACGATTCCGTCAGTACACTTATGGCTTGGTTCAGTCAGGAGTTGATCGGAACCATATCATCCACATTACAGACCAACAGTTGCTGTCTGACTGCCATGTAGAGAATGGAATCCATCGTGCCAAGATCCTTTCTTCTGCCCGCCGCCCTGCTAAACCCTGCTTAACCGATTCCCAACCCACGGGCCCTGACGTGTTCATCAGCTACCGTCGCACTACGGGTTCACAGCTTGCCAG CCTACTGAAGGTGCATCTACAATTGCGTGGTTTCAGCGTCTTCATTGATGTGGAGAAACTGGAAGCTGGCAGGTTCGAGGAGAAGCTGATCACGAGTGTACAGCGAGCACGCAACTTCATCTTGGTGCTGTCAGCCAACTCGCTGGACAAATGCATGGGCGACGTGGCTATGAAAGACTGGGTTCATAAG GAGATTGTCACAGCTCTGAATGGGAAGAAGAACATTGTTCCTGTCACTGATAACTTTGTGTGGCCCGATCCGGCCTCTCTGCCAGAAGACATGTGCAGCATTCTCAAATTTAATGGCATTAA GTGGTCCCATGAGTATCAAGAAGCCACTATTGAAAAGATTCTGCGCTTCATCAACGGATGCCCAAGCCAAGAACAACCAGACGGAGCAAAGACAGACAAAAAAGAGccacaaaagaaataa
- the scarf1 gene encoding scavenger receptor class F member 1 gives MDTFLTSFGLMLMCVQCSAQRLSPTGKNICLSVREYSPICCSGWGQNGDECTVPLCEGERACLQDEVCVYPGLCRCKPGFYGYQCKTPCPPEFWGPDCRELCPCHPHGLCDPVTGECSCLPNRWGSLCQNSCKCGRHGKCDPVYGNCTCEEGWWTSTCSKACQCHHATSTCDQATGRCLCDKGYWGQKCSLPCNCYVSPCQQRTGACLCLHGWWGPSCDRRCICDLSHADCDVQTGTCLCYPGYKEPFCNEPCDSGKYGRGCMRSCGHCEGGRSCSKHDGLCDACAPGWNGTHCDQPCPAGYYGHRCQEVCPRCRNMDPCDTETGACSHCDPGWTGPRCDQPCTDGTYGDGCRFLCKTCHHGHCDHVTGSCICLPGFQGESCNSTCPPNLYGINCSSTCDCGNHACHPATGACSNSSRTGLLAGLLIPLCILILALLFCCCCCGRPVEGKEGVAVGDGSPAVRMKHHVYTVLANMGSAMPCITLWSSGLPRVTVSHHDPELTFNHSFIEQPSSGWVTDSFETDDEGEVVYCEPPREDVLTVAGGELQELSSKCNFFPDPSTFSSDDMSQDFGIPRTSSIAKSNRPSVSFAEGTKFSPKERRSSTQDLPGTSRKPKAWGVLMISALQGGQGNHSETEKEEKNNEETISSEEQAAESETPQTDSERYSSGPLRTHLTVPSGRRRTLSNTRKNAQPSDSGQDADSEKLTTVYVTVGKTQKMAKQEPPSEGPVQAMLRRLGSLQRQREEATQPKGRGQAIAKPPRRKLGERASAWEQATGSNQSEVVMRKPSRRKHNSLSSPCTVGATDFPQENCTPKRPLSSILKSVPESDTLHSLEVEQDTEVVYETDTLTEHTYETVAPSDRVSTSSEIIINETVVDQAENEPNYENVYVKH, from the exons ATGGACACCTTTCTGACCTCATTTGGACTGATGCTCATGTGTGTCCAATGCTCAGCTCAGAGACTGTCTCCGACCGGGAAAAACATCTGCCTCAGTGTCAG GGAATATTCTCCCATATGTTGTTCTGGATGGGGACAGAACGGTGACGAATGCACTGTCC CTCTCTGTGAGGGAGAAAGGGCCTGTCTGCAGGATGAAGTGTGTGTTTATCCTGGACTTTGTCGATGTAAACCTGGATTTTACGGGTACCAGTGCAAAACCC CTTGTCCTCCTGAGTTTTGGGGGCCGGATTGTCGAGAGCTCTGTCCCTGTCACCCTCATGGGCTCTGTGACCCAGTCACTGGTGAGTGCTCGTGCCTGCCCAACCGCTGGGGCAGCTTGTGCCAGAACAGCTGCAAATGTGGACGTCATGGGAAATGTGATCCTGTCTATGGCAACTGCACCTGTGAGGAGGGCTGGTGGACGTCCACTTGCTCCAAAGCCTGTCAGTGCCACCATGCTACATCCACTTGTGACCAAGCCACGGGACGCTGCCTGTGTGACAAAGGCTACTGGGGCCAAAAGTGCAGCCTGCCATGCAACTGCTATGTGTCCCCTTGCCAGCAGCGCACAGGGGCCTGTCTTTGTTTGCATGGCTGGTGGGGTCCGTCCTGTGATCGCCGTTGCATTTGTGATCTCAGCCATGCCGACTGTGACGTGCAAACTGGCACCTGTCTGTGCTACCCGGGTTACAAAGAGCCTTTTTGCAATGAGCCTTGTGACAGTGGAAAGTATGGCAGAGGCTGTATGAGAAG cTGTGGACACTGTGAAGGAGGCAGGTCTTGCTCTAAACATGACGGCCTGTGTGATGCCTGTGCACCAGGGTGGAATGGCACTCACTGTGACCAGCCGTGTCCTGCAGGTTATTATGGCCACCGCTGCCAAGAGGTTTGTCCGCGTTGCAGAAATATGGACCCATGTGACACGGAAACCGGAGCGTGCTCACACTGTGATCCTGGTTGGACTGGACCGAG ATGTGACCAACCCTGCACAGATGGTACATACGGAGATGGCTGTCGTTTCCTGTGTAAGACCTGCCATCATGGTCACTGTGATCATGTGACAGGAAGTTGCATTTGTCTTCCTGGCTTCCAGGGCGAGAG CTGTAATAGCACATGTCCTCCTAACCTGTATGGCATCAACTGCTCCTCCACATGTGACTGTGGGAATCATGCCTGCCATCCTGCCACAGGAGCTTGTTCAAACA GTAGCAGGACAGGTCTCTTAGCAGGGCTTTTGATTCCCTTGTGCATTTTAATACTCGCCTTGTtgttctgctgctgctgttgtggGCGGCCCGTCGAAGGGAAAGAAGG AGTGGCGGTTGGAGATGGCAGTCCTGCGGTTCGCATGAAGCATCATGTTTATACTGTGCTGGCCAACATGGGTTCAGCAATGCCGTGCATTACTCTTTGGTCATCTGGTTTGCCTAGGGTTACAG TCTCTCATCATGATCCTGAGCTCACATTTAACCACAGCTTCATTGAGCAGCCATCGTCCGGCTGGGTGACGGATTCATTTGAAACTGATGATGAAGGAGAGGTCGTCTACTGTGAACCACCCAGGGAAG ATGTTCTTACTGTGGCCGGTGGAGAGCTTCAAGAGCTGAGCTCAAAGTGTAACTTCTTCCCTGACCCATCAACCTTCAGCAGTGACGACATGTCACAGGATTTTGGTATCCCTCGTACCTCCAGCATTGCCAAATCCAATCGTCCTTCAGTCTCATTCGCAGAGGGCACAAAGTTCAGTCCTAAAGAGCGCCGTAGCTCAACTCAAGACCTGCCAGGAACAAGTCGGAAACCCAAAGCCTGGGGCGTTCTGATGATCTCTGCCCTGCAAGGAGGACAGGGAAACCACAGTGAAAcagaaaaagaagagaaaaacaaCGAGGAGACCATCTCCTCTGAGGAGCAAGCAGCTGAATCTGAAACACCACAAACTGACTCGGAAAGATACAGTTCTGGCCCACTAAGGACTCACCTCACTGTGCCCAGTGGGAGACGACGTACACTTTCCAATACCAGGAAGAATGCCCAACCGTCTGATAGCGGCCAGGATGCAGATTCAGAGAAGTTAACAACGGTATATGTCACTGTGGGCAAGACCCAAAAGATGGCCAAGCAAGAGCCCCCCTCAGAAGGGCCTGTTCAGGCAATGCTGCGCAGATTGGGCAGTCTACAGAGACAAAGAGAGGAGGCCACCCAGCCCAAAGGAAGGGGGCAGGCGATCGCCAAGCCACCACGGAGGAAACTGGGAGAACGGGCCAGTGCGTGGGAGCAAGCTACTGGGTCAAACCAATCAGAGGTGGTCATGAGGAAACCTAGTCGCAGGAAACACAACTCCCTCAGCTCTCCCTGCACAGTGGGGGCAACAGACTTTCCTCAGGAGAACTGCACCCCCAAGAGGCCATTGTCCtccattttaaaaagtgttccAGAGAGTGATACGCTCCATAGTTTGGAGGTGGAACAAGACACTGAAGTAGTTTATGAGACAGACACTCTGACAGAGCACACTTATGAGACTGTGGCTCCGTCTGATAGGGTCTCCACGTCTTCAGAGATTATTATTAATGAGACAGTTGTGGACCAAGCAGAAAATGAGCCAAATTATGAGAACGTTTATGTAAAGCATTGA
- the rilp gene encoding RILP-like protein 1 — protein sequence METCVIAVEENQNVIKTYSCFNRTFSSMTVDDVYEIAKAVGAEVEKLIDNYGKSSVEGLVSHIVKVLELLESFAARNQAHKCKEEELLKAFETLQIQQQKKRHVKECDETSNSNVTESGDWHQKEKKLKENVEVLQSQVQKLKEENQELLAHLKCTHSKEDRTQRQEREVMLKLKEVVDKQRDELRAKVQEISSMSKEVEALQEQQERLMKINAELRHKQDIIQTQLKSAVERRADMEADLCEKQKEIERLNSQLERASIHTAAETNSSAIDLTDKMIIDLKDPNRPCFTKQEVRDLLFEKNELKANLFLVKEELAYYQREILNDERCPGFLLDAVRSAIKKQRTVIKSKMLGIPVSECRTDETDGPLFERSGNEDNDTDSTDNRPQDSRIRKLFGFLTPSSLTRSSGSQPPGLPTSSSTWEILDPDEQGGEEETQTLRSS from the exons ATGGAGACTTGCGTGATAGCCGTCGAGGAAAACCAAAACGTTATCAAGACATATTCGTGTTTCAACAGGACGTTTTCATCTATGACAGTGGACGATGTGTATGAAATCGCTAAAGCTGTGGGGGCAGAAGTGGAGAAGCTCATCGACAACTATGGGAAGTCGAGTGTGGAGGGTCTGGTGTCTCACATAGTCAAAGTGTTGGAGCTCTTGGAGAGTTTCGCGGCAAGAAACCAAGCTCATAAATGTAAGGAAGAGGAACTATTGAAGGCGTTTGAGACGTTACAGATACAGCAGCAGAAGAAACGACACGTGAAGGAGTGCGATGAGACCAGCAACAGTAACGTTACAGAGAGTGGG gACTGGCATCAGAAGGAGAAGAAACTGAAGGAAAACGTAGAAGTGTTACAGTCCCAGGTGCAAAAGCTCAAGGAAGAGAATCAGGAGCTTCTGGCCCACTTAAAATGCACACACTCCAAAGAAG ACCGCACACAGCGTCAGGAACGAGAGGTGATGCTCAAGCTGAAGGAAGTGGTGGATAAGCAACGTGACGAGTTAAGAGCGAAAGTGCAGGAGATTTCCAGCATGTCCAAGGAAGTGGAAGCG CTCCAGGAGCAGCAGGAGCGACTAATGAAGATAAACGCAGAGCTCAGACACAAGCAGGACATCATACAGACTCAGCTGAAGAGTGCAGTGGAGAGGAGGGCCGACATGGAGGCCGACCTGTGCGAGAAACAGAAAGAGATAGAGCGCCTGAACTCACAATTAGAAAGAGCCAGCATACATACTGCTGCTGAAACG AACAGTTCAGCCATTGACCTCACGGATAAGATGATCATTGACTTGAAGGATCCAAATCGACCGTGTTTTACCAAGCAGGAAGTACGAGACTTGCTTTTTGAGAAGAATGAGTTGAAGGCCAATCTCTTTCTGGTCAAAGAGGAGCTTGCATATTACCAAAG GGAAATCCTGAATGATGAGAGATGCCCAGGGTTCTTACTGGATGCCGTGCGCTCTGCCATAAAGAAGCAGAGGACCGTCATAAAGTCTAAAATGCTCGGCATACCCGTTAGCGAATGTAGAAC AGATGAGACAGATGGTCCTTTGTTTGAGAGGAGTGGAAATGAAGACAATGACACTGACAGCACTGACAACAGACCCCAGGACTCACGCATCAGAAAACT ATTTGGTTTCCTGACGCCGTCCAGTCTTACTAGGAGCTCTGGTTCCCAGCCCCCCGGCCTTCCAACATCCAGCTCCACATGGGAAATCCTTGATCCAGACGAGCAGGGAGGCGAGGAGGAGACACAGACCCTCAGATCCTCTTGA
- the vtna gene encoding vitronectin a produces the protein MVSVLQPHSLRDARMRLFLLLGLIFFTYAAEESCIERCENGFDATKSCQCDTMCTYYKSCCKDYESLCRIRSRGDTFPSSPEDDYDEEANSTEAPNRSRSQHKIVTQSPATFAEIFSLLTPASQITDLTLSDNTTPEIATAATPTTQFRLASTIKNPRTTSTSEPTPTRAKDPDAEVCSGRPFDSFMQLKNGSIYAFRGQYFFELDEKSVLPGYPKLIEDIWGIKGPIDAAFTRINCQGKTYIFKGKKYWRFEDGVLDEDFPREISVGFENIQDHLDAAFAIPAHSHHGKEKVYFFKGDQYYQYEFKHQPSHEECIQMSLRSPSALFRRYTNIYYDRWVEHFSQLFGGALSHHGGHHFINKDWIGIKSPVDAVLAGRLYVTPRWPSRRRQDRNRQDWDQQWGQRYGQQWNQRYWQESDQRYGQEWDQQRGSRRRQNRSPYWETMAERGISIGQEFAQRFGQDRWRDQDRRRDYYHRQNDYDYDYRYRPSEDIAYDILRRSQPLQSVYFFKGDMYYRVNLRTKRVDYANPPYPRPIGKYWLGCKDKPGAEKR, from the exons ATGGTCTCAGTTCTTCAGCCGCATTCACTGCGAGACGCCAGGATGAGGCTTTTTCTTCTGCTAGGACTGATTTTCTTCACATATGCAGCTGAAG AGTCGTGTATTGAACGATGTGAAAATGGGTTTGACGCCACCAAGAGCTGCCAGTGTGACACTATGTGCACATACTACAAGAGCTGTTGCAAAGACTATGAATCCTTATGTCGTATTAGGT CTCGTGGAGACACCTTTCCTTCTTCCCCTGAGGATGATTATGATGAGGAAGCAAACAGCACAGAGGCACCAAACAGATCCAGATCACAGCACAAAATTGTGACCCAGTCTCCAGCAACCTTTGCTGAAATATTCAGCCTATTAACACCAGCTTCACAAATCACAGATTTGACGTTAAGTGATAACACAACACCAGAGATTGCCACTGCTGCCACTCCAACTACACAATTCAGATTAGCCTCCACCATTAAGAACCCACGCACAACCTCAACTTCTGAACCCACACCAACAAGAGCCAAAGACCCTGACGCTGAGGTCTGCAGTGGCAGACCCTTTGACTCCTTCATGCAGCTCAAAAACGGCTCTATATACGCATTCAGAG GACAATATTTTTTTGAGCTTGATGAGAAATCAGTATTACCCGGGTACCCAAAGCTCATCGAAGACATCTGGGGAATAAAAGGTCCAATAGATGCTGCCTTCACTCGCATAAACTGCCAAGGAAAGACATACATCTTCAAA GGTAAAAAATACTGGAGGTTTGAAGATGGAGTACTAGATGAAGATTTCCCACGAGAAATATCTGTGGGATTTGAGAATATACAAGACCATCTGGATGCTGCCTTTGCCATTCCTGCTCACAGCCATCACGGCAAAGAgaaggtttatttttttaaag GAGACCAGTATTACCAGTATGAGTTCAAGCACCAGCCATCCCATGAGGAGTGCATTCAGATGTCATTGAGATCTCCCTCAGCACTCTTCCGCAGATACACTAATATTTACTATGACCGATGGGTTGAGCACTTCAGCCAGCTCTTTGGTGGag CTCTCAGTCATCATGGTGGCCATCACTTCATCAACAAAGACTGGATTGGAATCAAATCTCCTGTGGATGCTGTGCTAGCCGGAAGACTCTACGTCACTCCAAGATGGCCCAGCAGAAGGCGTCAGGACAGAAATCGGCAGGATTGGGACCAGCAGTGGGGCCAACGGTATGGGCAGCAGTGGAACCAACGTTATTGGCAGGAGTCAGACCAACGTTATGGGCAGGAGTGGGACCAGCAGCGGGGCTCCAGGCGCAGGCAGAATAGGTCACCATATTGGGAGACTATGGCTGAGAGGGGCATCAGCATTGGACAGGAGTTTGCTCAGAGGTTTGGGCAGGACAGGTGGCGAGACCAGGACAGACGCAGAGACTATTATCATAGACAAAATGACTATGATTATGACTACAGATACAGACCTTCTGAAGACATCGCCTATGACATACTGCGCAGGAGTCAGCCTTTACAGAGTGTCTACTTCTTCAAAGGAG ATATGTACTACAGAGTGAATCTCCGAACGAAACGGGTTGACTATGCAAACCCTCCATATCCAAGACCTATTGGAAAATACTGGCTTGGCTGCAAAGACAAGCCAGGAGCAGAAAAGAGATGA